One region of uncultured Sulfurimonas sp. genomic DNA includes:
- a CDS encoding porin produces the protein MKINTKLSFVTIFTISTTSLLATNGSNLIGVGAKARGMGGTGIGIAHGAESALANPALITSIKDTEISFGGTIFMPKVKTDMGSAAGSYNSDADINIIPSVSIANKINDNFYFGIGMWGTAGMGVDYRDVRANFEMVTNLQLMQFGTPLAYTTNGFSIAVTPLLQYGSLDINYNNGLNQGSGVSQDLEFGYNLGFSYEVSSFTIGAIYKSQIDMKYKGQLSNAMQNFGLNAYKNDELSTPSEIGIGLSYRIKEHIIAIDYKNIQWSKAKGYEDFKWEDQNVYALGYEYSVESWAIRIGYNYAETPIKEQNGFVGSASIPSSGLVNTFNLLGFPAIVESHISIGSTYKISNKTSVDLAYTYAPEVSKKFLNHTTTQYTETKHSQTALSVGLNYAF, from the coding sequence ATGAAAATTAATACTAAACTATCTTTTGTAACCATCTTTACGATATCTACTACATCTCTTCTTGCAACAAATGGTTCAAATTTAATTGGTGTAGGTGCTAAAGCTCGTGGTATGGGTGGTACAGGTATAGGTATAGCACATGGGGCAGAATCAGCTTTAGCAAATCCTGCTTTAATTACATCTATTAAAGATACTGAAATATCTTTTGGTGGTACAATATTTATGCCTAAAGTAAAAACAGATATGGGTTCTGCTGCAGGTTCATATAATAGTGACGCAGATATAAATATTATCCCATCTGTATCAATAGCAAATAAAATTAATGATAATTTTTATTTTGGTATTGGCATGTGGGGAACAGCGGGCATGGGTGTTGATTACCGCGATGTAAGAGCTAATTTTGAAATGGTTACTAATTTACAATTAATGCAGTTTGGAACTCCTTTAGCATATACTACAAATGGATTTAGCATTGCTGTAACTCCATTGCTTCAATATGGTTCTTTAGATATTAATTATAACAACGGTTTAAATCAGGGTTCTGGAGTATCTCAAGATTTAGAGTTTGGTTATAACTTGGGTTTTTCATATGAAGTATCAAGTTTTACAATTGGTGCTATATATAAATCTCAGATTGATATGAAGTATAAAGGTCAATTATCAAATGCTATGCAAAATTTTGGTTTAAATGCTTATAAAAATGATGAATTGTCTACCCCATCTGAAATAGGTATTGGTCTTAGTTATAGGATTAAAGAGCATATAATAGCAATAGATTACAAAAATATTCAATGGTCAAAAGCTAAGGGATATGAAGATTTTAAATGGGAAGATCAAAATGTTTATGCTTTAGGTTATGAATATTCTGTTGAGAGTTGGGCTATTAGAATTGGCTATAACTATGCAGAGACTCCTATAAAAGAACAAAATGGTTTTGTTGGTTCTGCTAGTATTCCAAGTAGTGGCTTGGTTAACACATTTAATTTATTGGGCTTTCCAGCTATTGTAGAGTCTCATATTTCCATTGGTTCTACATATAAAATTAGTAATAAAACATCAGTTGATTTGGCATATACTTATGCTCCAGAGGTAAGTAAGAAGTTTTTAAATCATACAACTACTCAATATACTGAAACAAAACATTCTCAAACGGCATTAAGTGTTGGCCTAAATTATGCATTTTAG
- a CDS encoding Bax inhibitor-1/YccA family protein, translated as MGLYDRDYARGNSFAYETSSRSDTQIISFVKETYKLFAASMMAGAVGAYVGVPLAGTIAAWFLPLFILEIGLLIGLHFVKHKPGINLMVMFGFVFMTGLMLAPLLSRTLGMSGGGAIIGNAFAMTSVVFGAMSFYAIKTTKDFTSYGKPLMIALFVVIGFSIVNLFLGNPMLSVIISGAVVFLFSILVVYDTQNIMRGAYETPIDGAIALYLDFLNIFTALLHLFGIFGNDD; from the coding sequence ATGGGACTTTATGATCGTGATTACGCTAGAGGCAACTCTTTTGCTTATGAGACTTCTTCTCGCAGTGATACTCAAATCATCTCTTTTGTTAAAGAAACATATAAGCTATTTGCAGCATCTATGATGGCTGGTGCAGTTGGTGCTTATGTTGGTGTTCCTCTAGCAGGAACTATTGCAGCTTGGTTTTTACCACTATTTATTTTAGAAATAGGTCTTTTAATAGGACTGCACTTTGTAAAACATAAGCCAGGAATAAATCTTATGGTTATGTTTGGATTTGTTTTTATGACAGGTTTAATGCTTGCTCCTTTACTTTCAAGAACACTTGGTATGAGTGGTGGTGGAGCTATTATAGGTAATGCTTTTGCTATGACTTCTGTAGTATTTGGTGCTATGAGTTTTTATGCTATTAAAACTACAAAAGATTTTACTTCTTATGGCAAACCTTTAATGATTGCTCTATTTGTTGTTATAGGCTTTTCTATTGTGAACCTATTTTTAGGTAATCCAATGCTAAGTGTTATCATATCTGGAGCTGTTGTATTTTTATTTAGCATCTTAGTTGTTTATGACACTCAAAACATTATGAGAGGTGCTTATGAAACTCCTATTGATGGAGCTATAGCTCTGTATTTAGATTTTTTAAATATATTTACAGCACTTCTTCATCTATTTGGCATTTTTGGTAATGACGACTAG
- a CDS encoding thiamine-phosphate pyrophosphorylase — protein sequence MTTSENLSPELYRVIDANLNRLKEGIRVVEDIMRYRDNNREFSLKLKELRHKSRIDEIDKLLLHRDSIKDVLRSSTKSEQNRTDIKSIIIANFKRAEESSRVLEELFKLYSSSYSEEFKYIRYELYNLEKEIVLNESR from the coding sequence ATGACGACTAGTGAAAACTTATCACCCGAACTTTATCGGGTGATAGATGCAAACCTCAACCGTCTTAAAGAGGGTATCAGGGTTGTTGAAGATATCATGCGATATCGAGATAATAACAGAGAATTTTCTTTAAAACTAAAAGAACTTCGTCATAAATCTCGCATAGATGAGATAGATAAATTACTACTTCATAGAGATAGCATCAAAGATGTACTTCGTTCAAGCACTAAAAGTGAACAAAATCGTACTGACATTAAAAGTATTATTATTGCAAATTTTAAAAGAGCAGAAGAATCTTCTAGAGTGTTAGAAGAGTTATTTAAACTTTATAGTTCGAGCTATAGTGAAGAGTTTAAATATATAAGATATGAGCTTTATAACTTAGAAAAAGAGATAGTACTTAACGAGAGCAGATAA
- a CDS encoding methyltransferase domain-containing protein, with product MKISSEFSKHAKDYDSYSVIQNKVIKRLLKKLKHKPKNILDLGCGSGALHNSIDWSYEHFTGVDFAPGMLELHPKTNKCECVYGDFNDKNLFENLLTYKYDHLFSASALQWAENLDMVFQNIKSLNIPISLAIFTKNTFKTLNETASLTPILRSYKEIDELQKKYFDADFEVVEYRLEFESTRDIFRYIKNSGVSGSRKVLDYKQTKKLMQDYPLKYLEFEVVFICSR from the coding sequence ATGAAAATAAGTTCGGAGTTTTCCAAACATGCAAAAGATTATGACTCTTATAGTGTTATTCAAAATAAAGTTATAAAAAGATTATTAAAAAAATTAAAACACAAGCCTAAAAATATATTGGATTTAGGCTGTGGTAGTGGAGCGCTTCACAATAGTATAGATTGGAGTTATGAGCATTTCACTGGTGTAGATTTTGCACCGGGGATGTTGGAATTACATCCAAAAACAAATAAATGTGAATGCGTCTATGGTGATTTTAATGATAAAAATCTTTTTGAAAATCTTTTAACCTATAAATATGACCACCTATTTTCAGCATCTGCTTTGCAGTGGGCAGAAAATCTTGATATGGTATTTCAAAATATTAAAAGTCTTAATATCCCTATTTCTTTAGCTATTTTTACTAAAAATACTTTTAAAACATTAAATGAAACAGCATCTCTAACACCTATCTTGCGAAGCTATAAAGAGATAGATGAACTTCAAAAAAAATATTTTGATGCTGATTTTGAAGTTGTTGAATATAGATTGGAATTTGAATCTACTAGAGATATTTTTAGGTATATAAAAAATAGTGGTGTAAGTGGCTCAAGAAAAGTTTTAGACTATAAGCAAACAAAAAAATTAATGCAAGATTATCCACTAAAGTATTTAGAGTTTGAAGTAGTTTTTATCTGCTCTCGTTAA
- a CDS encoding metal ABC transporter permease, protein MLEMFSYDFMQRAFIAGMIIAVLASVSGTFIVLRRYSMISETLAHSALVGVAVGLVAGLNPLWMAVVIAIFSAWLIEYLRAYFSLYSDAVLAILLSGSLAIAVIIVSLGGAFNNSLFSYLFGSILSVSSADVITISIFGTICLSILLIFSREFYFIAYDEEVAKTSGIKVKMLNFLLVSVVAVIIALSIRVVGSLLIGALMVIPTVSALQYKQGFIKTLILSLFFALVSVASGMILSFYFSLPSGATIVLSVLFIFVISLVANRR, encoded by the coding sequence ATGTTAGAAATGTTCTCTTATGATTTTATGCAAAGAGCTTTTATTGCAGGGATGATTATAGCTGTTTTAGCATCTGTGAGTGGTACATTTATAGTTCTTCGTCGCTACTCCATGATAAGTGAAACTTTGGCTCATTCTGCACTTGTTGGTGTAGCTGTAGGTTTAGTAGCAGGATTAAATCCACTATGGATGGCAGTAGTTATAGCTATTTTCTCTGCTTGGCTTATAGAGTATCTTAGAGCCTATTTTTCTCTTTATTCAGATGCAGTCTTAGCTATTTTATTATCTGGTTCTCTTGCTATTGCTGTTATTATTGTCTCCTTAGGTGGTGCTTTTAACAATTCTCTTTTTTCATATTTATTTGGCTCTATTTTATCAGTAAGCAGTGCAGATGTAATTACAATTTCAATATTTGGAACTATATGTTTAAGTATTTTACTTATTTTTTCAAGAGAGTTTTATTTTATTGCATATGATGAAGAAGTAGCAAAAACTAGCGGTATCAAAGTAAAGATGCTAAATTTTTTACTTGTTAGTGTTGTTGCTGTTATTATTGCACTCTCTATTCGAGTTGTTGGAAGTTTACTTATAGGTGCTTTAATGGTTATACCAACAGTTTCAGCCTTACAATACAAACAAGGCTTCATTAAAACCTTGATACTCTCTTTATTTTTTGCATTAGTAAGTGTAGCATCTGGAATGATTCTTTCTTTTTACTTCTCTTTACCATCTGGAGCGACTATAGTGCTTTCAGTATTGTTTATATTTGTTATCTCTTTGGTTGCAAATAGACGATGA
- a CDS encoding metal ABC transporter ATP-binding protein, whose translation MKLSLPIFDVKNLYFKVGNQEILSNVSLEIFAHEYIGIIGPNGGGKTTLIRILLGLEKQTKGEVKIFGKRIKNFKEWHKIGYVPQRATQVDVNFPATVEDVVKMGRVSQRKLFSKESEEDRKLVAEAMQKMNVYHLKEKMVGTLSGGQRQRVMCARALASKPEILILDEPNTGVDVASQKRFYDLLGYLNKEEKITIVFITHDIGVIADDIARLFTINQKAIICNNPKEVLSCEEMSELYGIDAHLLHNHKHEH comes from the coding sequence ATGAAACTATCGTTACCGATTTTTGATGTAAAAAATTTATATTTTAAAGTCGGAAATCAAGAAATACTATCTAATGTATCTTTAGAAATTTTTGCTCATGAATATATTGGAATTATAGGACCAAATGGCGGTGGTAAAACAACTCTAATAAGAATCTTACTTGGTCTTGAAAAACAGACAAAAGGTGAAGTAAAAATATTTGGTAAACGAATAAAAAATTTTAAGGAGTGGCATAAAATAGGTTATGTTCCACAACGTGCCACCCAAGTAGATGTTAATTTTCCAGCAACAGTAGAAGATGTTGTTAAGATGGGTAGAGTCTCTCAAAGAAAGCTATTTTCAAAAGAAAGTGAAGAAGATAGAAAACTTGTTGCAGAAGCTATGCAAAAAATGAATGTTTATCATTTAAAAGAGAAAATGGTAGGGACACTATCTGGAGGACAAAGACAAAGAGTAATGTGTGCTAGAGCTTTGGCTTCAAAACCAGAAATTCTCATACTAGATGAACCAAATACTGGTGTTGATGTAGCATCTCAAAAGAGGTTTTATGATCTTTTAGGATATTTAAATAAAGAAGAAAAAATTACTATAGTTTTTATCACTCATGATATTGGCGTTATAGCTGATGATATCGCAAGATTATTTACGATTAATCAAAAAGCTATAATATGCAACAACCCAAAAGAAGTACTTAGCTGTGAAGAGATGAGTGAGCTTTACGGTATAGATGCACACTTGTTGCATAATCATAAACATGAACACTAG
- a CDS encoding metal ABC transporter substrate-binding protein: MRDFRKIILVLIVVVFMLQMYVSREEAKVQVEDANQKPKVSLSTFALYDIAKNISQDSIDLIMILPFGVDAHSFEPTPKLMTEIMQSDLVIYSGAGLEPWVDSFDFKSKTIDMSKSVNLLEVKNSDEDEHHEHHDHEHHHHHHDSALDPHYWLDIQNMIIATKLMADEFIQISPKNEALYKENSEKYISKLQSIDAKYKKALLNCKKNTIIVNHNAFSYLSNNYAFNVESLSGLSPDAQPSAKNMVKLIEHVKEHDVKTVFFESFVSDKAMKSIANEAKVDVDVLQPLGNITADEAKMKLSYEDIMLINLKKISKALVCQ; this comes from the coding sequence ATGAGAGATTTTAGAAAGATAATTTTAGTTTTAATAGTAGTTGTTTTTATGTTGCAGATGTATGTTTCAAGAGAAGAAGCAAAAGTTCAAGTAGAAGATGCAAATCAAAAGCCTAAAGTTTCATTAAGTACATTTGCTCTATATGACATAGCAAAAAATATCTCACAAGATAGTATAGATTTGATTATGATTTTACCTTTTGGTGTAGATGCTCATAGTTTTGAACCTACGCCAAAACTAATGACAGAGATAATGCAGAGTGACCTTGTTATATATAGTGGAGCAGGGTTAGAACCTTGGGTTGATTCATTTGATTTTAAATCAAAAACTATAGATATGAGTAAATCAGTTAACTTGCTAGAAGTTAAAAATAGTGATGAAGATGAACATCATGAGCATCATGATCATGAACATCACCACCATCATCATGACTCTGCCTTAGATCCACACTATTGGTTAGATATACAAAATATGATTATTGCTACAAAACTTATGGCTGATGAATTTATTCAGATTTCTCCAAAGAATGAAGCTTTATACAAAGAAAATAGTGAAAAATATATATCTAAACTTCAATCCATAGATGCAAAATACAAAAAAGCTCTTTTGAATTGTAAAAAAAATACAATAATTGTTAATCATAATGCCTTTTCTTATTTAAGTAATAATTACGCTTTTAATGTAGAATCTTTAAGTGGTTTATCTCCAGATGCACAACCGAGTGCAAAAAATATGGTAAAACTTATAGAGCATGTAAAAGAACATGATGTTAAAACTGTTTTCTTTGAGAGTTTTGTGAGTGATAAAGCAATGAAGAGTATAGCTAATGAGGCTAAAGTTGATGTGGATGTGCTTCAACCTCTTGGAAACATTACGGCTGATGAGGCTAAGATGAAACTTAGCTACGAAGATATTATGCTTATAAATTTAAAAAAAATATCTAAAGCTTTGGTTTGTCAATGA
- the secG gene encoding preprotein translocase subunit SecG translates to MTTSFLLIVQIILVVILVIAVLLQKSSSIGLGAYSGSNESVFGAKGPNAFLAKATFLIGFLFVSNTIALGYLYSSTAQSSVVDKMVESTNVVAPTAITPVEAPIAPAKEETPVTK, encoded by the coding sequence ATGACAACTAGTTTTTTACTTATTGTTCAGATAATTTTAGTAGTAATACTAGTTATAGCTGTACTTCTACAAAAAAGCTCAAGCATCGGTCTTGGAGCATATAGTGGCTCAAATGAGTCTGTTTTTGGTGCTAAAGGACCAAACGCATTTTTAGCTAAAGCTACATTCCTTATAGGATTTTTGTTTGTTTCAAATACTATCGCTTTAGGCTATCTATATTCTAGCACAGCACAATCTTCAGTAGTTGATAAGATGGTTGAGAGTACAAATGTAGTAGCTCCAACTGCTATTACTCCTGTTGAAGCTCCAATTGCACCAGCAAAAGAAGAAACTCCAGTTACAAAATAG
- the frr gene encoding ribosome recycling factor, which produces MLNEIYSSCEKKMNSSIEHMQRDFKTLRTGKITTSVLDNVKIDYYGTPTPLDQVGSVIAVDATTIVVNPWEKNLLANIESAISAGNVGATPNNDGEQIKLFFPAMTVEQRKESVKQMKGMGENAKVSIRNDRKHANDQIKKLEKDKEITTDESKSAQDSIQKTTDKFITKIDGILKDKEAEILKV; this is translated from the coding sequence ATGCTAAACGAAATTTATAGCTCATGTGAAAAAAAGATGAATTCAAGCATAGAGCATATGCAAAGAGATTTTAAAACACTTAGAACAGGAAAAATCACTACTTCTGTTTTAGACAATGTAAAAATTGATTATTATGGAACTCCTACGCCTCTTGATCAGGTTGGTTCAGTTATAGCTGTAGATGCTACTACTATTGTTGTAAACCCTTGGGAAAAAAACTTACTTGCAAATATTGAGAGTGCTATATCAGCAGGAAATGTTGGGGCAACACCAAATAATGATGGAGAACAAATCAAATTGTTTTTTCCAGCTATGACTGTTGAGCAAAGAAAAGAGTCTGTAAAACAGATGAAAGGTATGGGAGAAAATGCAAAAGTTTCTATAAGAAATGATAGAAAACATGCAAATGACCAAATCAAAAAACTTGAAAAAGACAAAGAAATCACTACAGATGAATCAAAATCTGCTCAAGATAGCATTCAAAAAACTACTGATAAGTTCATAACAAAAATTGATGGCATCTTAAAAGATAAAGAAGCTGAAATTCTAAAAGTCTAG